In Nocardia yunnanensis, one DNA window encodes the following:
- the secG gene encoding preprotein translocase subunit SecG, whose product MRMFLDILLVITSVLLVLLVLLHRAKGGGLSSLFGGGVQSSLSGSTVVEKNLDRITIFLGLIWFISILGIGLEIKFA is encoded by the coding sequence ATGCGGATGTTCCTGGATATCCTCCTCGTTATCACCAGCGTGCTGCTGGTGCTGCTGGTGCTGCTGCACCGCGCCAAGGGCGGAGGTCTGTCCAGCCTCTTCGGTGGTGGCGTGCAGTCGAGCCTGTCGGGCTCGACCGTGGTGGAGAAGAACCTCGATCGGATCACGATCTTCCTCGGACTGATCTGGTTCATCTCGATTCTCGGCATCGGCCTCGAGATCAAGTTCGCCTGA